A single window of Kiritimatiellia bacterium DNA harbors:
- a CDS encoding sugar phosphate isomerase/epimerase: MRLGILISGFEKGSLKDIAGMARKIGYSDVEISACFNDRRPNIAACPRREAVETAKHIRKMGLEISSFQCHFHFGYAMGNRVAIKNPPPCAAGNKGESIEHTKKVIDLADHLGVGIVHTVSGILPELDTVQNIQYTGDIDYPARKEWRLLLDSYRVILDYAAKKKVKIAIEPVFAYIVGNYETTMRLFEDLGRDDLYLNYDPSHFPYHKESPLPLINDFGKRIIHVHVKDAGVIKLNKEDVKPGGYIYAMRSGTEAFTFAPPGKGVLDWDGIISALRKSGYEGVLSVEMGHGYPGSPEENARKCFDFFKAWINKFS, translated from the coding sequence ATGAGATTGGGAATATTGATAAGCGGTTTTGAAAAAGGCTCCTTAAAGGACATTGCCGGGATGGCAAGAAAAATCGGATATTCGGACGTGGAAATATCCGCTTGTTTTAATGACCGCCGGCCGAACATCGCCGCATGCCCGCGCCGCGAGGCCGTGGAAACAGCCAAACATATCAGAAAGATGGGACTTGAGATATCAAGTTTCCAGTGCCATTTTCACTTTGGTTATGCCATGGGGAACAGAGTGGCGATTAAAAATCCTCCTCCCTGTGCGGCGGGAAACAAGGGTGAAAGCATAGAACATACCAAAAAAGTAATAGATCTGGCGGATCATCTGGGCGTGGGGATTGTCCATACGGTAAGCGGCATATTGCCGGAACTGGATACGGTGCAGAATATTCAATATACCGGGGATATTGACTATCCGGCGCGGAAAGAATGGCGGCTCTTGCTGGATTCCTATCGGGTCATTCTGGACTATGCCGCGAAAAAAAAGGTGAAAATAGCCATTGAACCCGTTTTCGCCTATATCGTGGGCAATTATGAAACCACCATGAGATTGTTTGAAGATCTGGGAAGAGACGATCTGTATTTAAATTACGATCCCAGCCATTTTCCGTATCACAAGGAATCGCCTCTTCCTCTGATCAATGATTTCGGCAAAAGGATAATCCATGTCCACGTCAAGGATGCCGGAGTAATAAAACTGAATAAAGAGGATGTAAAACCAGGCGGATACATATACGCCATGCGTTCCGGCACGGAGGCGTTTACGTTTGCACCACCTGGCAAGGGTGTTCTTGACTGGGACGGGATTATTTCGGCATTGAGAAAATCAGGGTATGAGGGCGTTTTGTCCGTGGAAATGGGACACGGTTATCCCGGGTCGCCGGAAGAGAATGCACGTAAATGCTTTGATTTTTTCAAGGCATGGATAAACAAATTTTCATGA